One Osmerus eperlanus chromosome 13, fOsmEpe2.1, whole genome shotgun sequence genomic region harbors:
- the LOC134032314 gene encoding CCR4-NOT transcription complex subunit 6-like produces MPKEKYDPPDPRRMYTIMSTEDAANGKKSYWGELEISGKVRSLSTALWSLTHLTVLHLSDNSLSRIPPDIAKLHNLVYLDLSSNKIRSLPAELGNMVSLRELLLNNNQLRVLPLELGKLFQLQTLGLKGNPLAQEVMSLYQEPDGTRRLLNYLLDNLAGALKHMPTEQPPPRSWISIQDPDRTRPSALFSVMCYNVLCDKYATRQLYGYCPSWALSWDYRKKSIMQEIMSCNADIISLQEVETEQYYNYFLPELKEEGYEGFFSPKSRARTMSESDRKHVDGCAIFYKTEKFSLVQKHTVEFNQLAMANSEGSEAMLNRVMTKDNIGVAVLLEVHKEMMEQSAGKSLHGMEKQLLLVANAHMHWDPEYSDVKLVQTMMFLSEVKNIVDKATRSLKLSSVSGETNGVPLVLCADLNSLPDSGVVEYLSTGGVDSTHKDFKELLYIDSLTNFNCNGKNGSSNGRITHGFKLKSAYENGMMPYTNYTFDFKGVIDYVFYSRPQLNVLGVLGPLDPSWLLDSGVRGCPHPHIPSDHFSLLVQLELLLPPPAPQLNGLHLPGRR; encoded by the exons ATGCCCAAGGAAAAGTATGACCCGCCAGACCCCCGGCGAATGTATACAATCATGTCTACCGAGGATGCAGCCAACGGGAAGAAGTCTTACTGGGGAGAGCTGGAAATCAGCG GTAAAGTCCGCAGCCTGAGTACGGCTCTGTGGTCCCTGACGCACCTCACTGTTCTGCACCTCAGTGACAACTCCCTGTCTCGCATCCCCCCCGACATCGCCAAGCTCCACAACCTGGTCTACCTGGACCTCTCTTCCAACAAGATCAGGAGCTTGCCAGCAGAGCTCGGCAACATGGTGTCTCTCAG GGAACTGCTTTTAAATAACAACCAGTTGCGTGTTCTGCCGTTGGAACTGGGGAAACTGTTTCAGTTACAAACACTGGGGTTGAAAG GAAACCCACTAGCACAAGAGGTCATGAGTCTGTACCAGGAGCCAGACGGAACCAGGAGACTCCTCAACTACCTGCTGGACAACCTGGCAGGAGCCCTCAAACACA TGCCCACGGAGCAGCCGCCTCCCAGGTCCTGGATCTCCATTCAGGATCCCGACAGAACGCGGCcttcag ctctgTTCTCGGTGATGTGCTACAACGTGCTGTGTGATAAGTACGCCACGCGGCAGCTCTACGGCTACTGCCCGTCCTGGGCTCTCAGCTGGGACTACAGGAAGAAGAGCATCATGCAGGAGATCATGAGCTGCAACGCTGACATCATCAGTCTCCAG gaagtggagacgGAGCAGTACTATAACTACTTCCTGCCTGAGCTGAAGGAAGAGGGCTATGAGGGCTTCTTCAGCCCCAAGTCCCGGGCCAGGACCATGTCCGAGTCGGACCGCAAACACGTCGACGGCTGCGCCATCTTCTACAAGACGGAGAA gttcAGTCTGGTCCAGAAGCACACAGTGGAGTTTAACCAGCTGGCCATGGCTAACTCTGAGGGCTCGGAGGCCATGCTGAACAGGGTGATGACCAAGGACAACATCGGGGTGGCCGTGCTGCTGGAGGTCCACAAGGAGATGATGGAGCAGAGTG caGGGAAGTCCCTCCATGGCATGGAGAAACAGCTCCTCCTGGTGGCTAACGCCCACATGCACTGGGACCCGGAATACTCGGACGTGAAGCTGGTCCAGACCATGATGTTCCTGTCTGAGGTCAAGAACATCGTGGACAAGGCCACGCGCTCCCTCAAGCTCTCCTCCGTCTCCGGGGAAACCAACGGCGTCCCGCTGGTGCTGTGTGCAGACCTCAACTCCCTCCCCGACTcag GTGTGGTAGAGTACCTGAGTACAGGGGGGGTGGACAGCACCCATAAGGACTTTAAGGAGCTGCTCTACATCGACAGCCTGACCAACTTCAACTGTAACGGCAAGAATGGCTCGTCTAATGGCAGGATCACGCATGGCTTCAAGCTGAAGAGCGCCTACGAGAACGGCATGATGCCGTACACCAACTACACATTCGACTTCAAa GGGGTGATTGACTACGTGTTCTACTCCCGGCCTCAGCTCAACGTCCTGGGGGTGCTGGGGCCCCTGGACCCCTCGTGGCTCCTGGACAGTGGGGTGAGGggctgcccccacccccacatcccCTCTGACCACTTCTCCCTGCTCGTCcagctggagctgctgctgccccccccggccccccaacTCAACGGCCTGCACCTGCCTGGACGCAGGTag